From a region of the Impatiens glandulifera chromosome 4, dImpGla2.1, whole genome shotgun sequence genome:
- the LOC124935484 gene encoding uncharacterized protein LOC124935484 produces the protein MAKFRPNSKSHPTGGSFFSCFGFSGEAKKSSKDGILRRRRISGRWLSFSSDTSSVAVQPTGLLVLPISAGQDTAAPVPEIESSQFQKPKEEEDQIGCDVASKEEDTCQDPLPVMSSSSRNKRAAGFSRSVSLPAPAKKEMKTAGRKKNRGSYGGGLYIAALTLVVMIVWGKICAIVLVSCFLYSFPLLRYSGDRKILSDQLERESKSNDVVDDDDDLEEDRMKKRQIVMNGFLQRNRRRSSFANC, from the exons ATGGCCAAATTCCGACCAAATTCTAAATCTCATCCCACCGGCGGCAGTTTTTTCAGTTGCTTTGGATTTTCCGGCGAAGCCAAGAAATCGTCAAAGGATGGGATTCTTCGCCGGAGAAGAATCTCCGGCAGATGGCTTTCTTTCTCATCGGATACTTCGTCTGTCGCCGTTCAACCTACCGGATTGTTGGTACTTCCGATCTCGGCCGGCCAAGATACGGCGGCGCCGGTGCCGGAGATTGAATCGTCGCAGTTTCAAAAG cccaaagaagaagaagaccaaATAGGATGTGACGTGGCATCGAAAGAAGAAGACACGTGTCAAGATCCGTTACCCGTGATGTCATCATCTAGCCGTAACAAACGGGCGGCAGGATTTTCTCGGTCTGTCTCTCTTCCGGCGCCGGCGAAGAAAGAGATGAAAACGGCGGGAAGAAAAAAGAACCGGGGGAGCTATGGGGGCGGTTTATATATTGCGGCGTTGACATTGGTTGTAATGATAGTATGGGGTAAGATTTGTGCGATTGTATTGGTGTCGTGTTTTTTGTACTCGTTTCCTCTTCTTAGATATTCCGGTGACCGGAAAATATTATCTGATCAGTTAGAGAGAGAATCGAAATCAAACGACGtcgttgatgatgatgatgatcttgaAGAAGATAGGATGAAGAAGAGACAGATTGTTATGAACGGATTTCTTCAGAGGAATCGCCGGAGGAGTTCATTTGCAAATTGTTAG
- the LOC124934421 gene encoding uncharacterized protein LOC124934421 — protein MDRVRITENGNSDFSYRHNPLDQRSMITDRYDMEDISSSFSSPSPSIPPLPPSCSSSGGTITVVSGGVRYIVHRVTKMDTLAGVAIKYGVEVADIKRINGLVTDIQMFAHKSLHIPLSGRHLPSPNLSNGSENNGLNNSEQTHVRRRNSDLFDSFQALKLNYSPNKTVSPAMNSLQGYYGLKPNNPSDGCEMSVYSKGSSSSSTTTTTHYNPPLSVHRKSKSLANGLNENGEITNAETKEGDSDKWCMKLFRRRQKSEADFTSWTPEKILKEDNSSGGGFSATAGKGLALRSKPVNRNGSGFDTEIGSSFVNITDSLSGVVGKSSSGSSLQDQDSNGSSSLSSIWSTSKWSLKTDLQAFSSAAISKPIFDGLPNPITGWKNKEALD, from the exons ATGGATAGGGTAAGAATTACAGAAAATGGAAATTCCGATTTCAGTTATCGACATAATCCGCTAGATCAACGATCGATGATTACCGATCGATATGATATGGAAGATATTTCTTCGTCATTTTCATCTCCTTCTCCGTCGATTCCACCTTTGCCGCCGTCGTGTTCATCTTCCGGCGGGACTATAACTGTCGTTTCCGGCGGTGTTCGTTACATTGTTCATCGTGTTACGAAGATGGATACACTAGCAGGTGTCGCGATCAAGTATGGAGTTGAG GTAGCAGACATAAAGAGGATAAACGGATTAGTAACAGACATACAAATGTTTGCTCACAAATCACTTCATATACCACTTTCAGGGAGGCACTTACCATCTCCAAATCTATCAAATGGTTCTGAAAATAATGG ATTGAACAATTCAGAGCAGACTCATGTTCGTCGAAGGAACTCTGATCTGTTTGATTCATTCCAGGCGCTAAAACTGAATTATTCTCCGAATAAAACAGTATCCCCAGCCATGAACAGCTTACAAGGATATTATGGTCTTAAACCAAACAATCCATCTGATGGATGTGAAATGTCTGTTTATAGCAAAGGAAGTTCTTCCTcttctactactactactacccATTACAATCCACCCTTGAGTGTTCATCGCAAATCCAAAAGTCTAGCGAATGGATTGAACGAAAATGGGGAAATTACCAATGCTGAAACTAAAGAAGGGGATTCTGATAAATGGTGCATGAAATTATTCCGTAGAAGGCAGAAATCTGAAGCTGATTTTACATCATGGACACCTGAAAAGATTTTAAAAGAGGATAATAGTTCGGGTGGTGGATTTTCTGCAACAGCAGGTAAAGGATTGGCCTTAAGATCAAAACCAGTTAACAGGAACGGATCGGGATTTGATACAGAGATTGGTAGTTCTTTCGTGAATATTACTGATAGTTTAAGTGGAGTAGTAGGAAAATCTTCAAGTGGTTCGAGTTTACAAGACCAGGATTCTAATGGTTCATCATCTTTGTCGTCTATATGGTCAACATCGAAATGGAGTTTGAAAACGGATTTGCAAGCTTTTTCTAGTGCAGCAATTTCTAAACCCATATTTGATGGTTTGCCGAATCCAATAACTGGTTGGAAAAACAAGGAAGCTCTTGATTAG